The sequence below is a genomic window from Opitutia bacterium.
GCCTCCACCAACGAAGTCGCCGTCATCAAGACCAGCTACGGCGAAATGACCATCGCCTTCTGGCCCGACGTCGCGCCGAAGACCGTCGAGAATTTCAAGAAACTCGCCCGCGAGGGCTTTTACGATGGCACCGCGTTCCATCGCATCATCAAGGGCTTCATGATCCAGGGCGGCTGCCCGAACACGAAGGCCGGCGAGACCGGCATGCCCGGCACCGGCGGCCCCGGCTGGAAGGTGAAGGCCGAGTTCAACGCCAAGGCGCACGTGCGCGGCGTCATCTCGATGGCCCGCTCCTCGCACCCCGACAGCGCCGGCTCGCAGTTCTTCATCTGCCACGGCGACGCCCGCTTCCTCGACCGCCAATACACCGCTTTCGGCCAGCTGGTGAAGGGCGACGAAGTGCTTGAGCAACTCGCCAACGTTCCCGTGAAGTCCAACGGCGGCGAGAAGAGCACGCCGATCGACCGCGTCGCCGTCGAGAGCGTGAAGATCGTCGCTGCCTGAGCCGCGCTCTCCGCTCCTTTCCCCTCAAGGCCGGCCGCAAGCCGGCCTTTTTGCTGCCCCTTCGCCACCGCCCTGGCTACTGGCCTATCAGTCCCAGCAGCCGTTTGGCTTCCTTCTTGTCCCGCGCTTCCGCGTCGGAATCAACGACCTCTTGCAAGAGCCGGCGGGCGTCGGCCTTTCTGCCGGCATTGGCATGTTCGACGGCACGCGACAGCCGATCAGCAGCAGTCGCTGTGCGGCGATTGACTTCCAACAGCGACTGCAGGTGCGGCTCGGGAAACTTCGCTCGCACTTCGTCGATGCGCGACACGATGCGCGCGTAGTTGGATTTCGCGAAAAGCTCATTCAACTCACGCTCGACCTCCTGCCAGTCCTGCACATGCAGGAGACGCCGCGCGAACTGCTTCAGGTCCGCTGTGGCGCGTGGATCGACGAGCGCGAGTTCGAGCCGCTGCCGCCCGCGACGCTCGTTTCCTTCCCGTAAGTCCGCCACCCCGAGTCCCACATCGATTGCCGCATCGTCCGGCGCGAGTTGCGCGCCTTTCTCCAGCAAGCGCCGGTCGGCGGGGTCGTAGACTTCGAGCGCCGAAACAACCCCGGCGAGACCCTGGTAAGCGGGGACGAAACGGGGATTCAGCGCCAGCGCCTGCCGGAGCGCGCGCGCAACATCCAGCGCCAGCGCCGGACTGAAGTTGTCCTCCACCACCTCGCTGGCCTGCATCCTCGCCACCGCGTAGCCGTAGTGCGCGTAATAGCTGCGGGAACCCGCGGCGATGGCGCGCGCAAAACAGTCCGCGGCCGACTGGTGGTTCTTTGCCATGGACTGAGCTTCAGCCAGCACCTGCCAGGCGAGAGGATCGGTCGGCGCGAGTTGGGTCTCCCGCTGCAAGAACGAGAGCGCTGCGCCAGTCTCTCCGCGCCGCGAACCGAGCAGGAGAATGCCTTTCGTGCGCTCCACTTCAGCGACGCTCGCGGGCCGGACGGTCAACTTCGATTCTATATCGGCATAGGGCACCCGGAAACGCTGCGGCGCGTAGTGCCCCTGCTTGAGATACGCGGCCAGCTTGCGACCGAACTCCGCGTAGTCCGCGCCGAACGCATCACGAAAAGCCCCTTCCAAATCCGCGCGGTGCGCCAATCCATCCAGATAGCGCGCGATCGCATCGCGACCCGGCGACCCGCGGCCATACAGCAGATAGTGCGACATGAACCACGAACGGGCGTAGAACAGCGTCGCGCGATTGCCCTCGTTGAATCGTATGCCCTCGCGGGGCGTCATCACCAGCCGGCCAACATCGACCCCTTCGCGAAGCAGCAACCGCAAGTGATCGGGCATCAACGCACCGAAGGAACACGAGTCGCCCTCGGCGCGGAACGTAGAGTAGACCTCCGCCACGCCCTCCTCCAGCCACGCCGGGAGATTCTGCTCCGCCGACGCACTATACCAATGCACAGCTTCGTGAAACACGAGCTGCCGCGTGGTCCGCTCGTCGTAGTCCAAGGCAAGCGCGAGCGCGTGAGTGCCGCCGACGTGCACGAAAAAACCTCCGATCTCCTCCGGCTTGCCGTTTTCGAGCGGCTTGAACGGCCGCAATTCCCGGTCGCGCGGGAAGAGCAGCACGGTGACCGGTTGCAGCTGTTGCTCCGGCACGTCCACGACCAGCTGCATCGCCCGGCGAAACTGCTCCAGCTCCACGGCCCACCGCCGCGCGGTCGCCTCGGACGCCGGTGTCAGGACGGTGAACAGCGGGCTCTGCACGGCGACCCACTTCTCCGGCTTGGCAACCAGCCACGCCGGCGCCACGCCCACCAGCACAGCCAAACACACGGTGCGCGCCAAGCGACGCCAGCCTCCGCCCCTGCGCCGTCCCGGCACTGGCGCGCCGCGGCAAACGTCCGGACGCGAATACGGCCCCGCTGGTTTGTCTGAAAACAAAAACGGCGAACTCATCGCGGCGCCTCGCTCATCGGATTGATCTTAATCGTCGGCGCGAATGAAGGCCGCTTCTCACGTGCGGGAGATTTTTCATGCACCGGCCGCCGGCCTTCCATCTTCGCCCGCAAAACCTCCGCCGCTTCGCGGCTCCAGGAATCGGGGGCCAAACCGGGCAGTTGATCGAGCAACTGCAGCGCTTCGGCATCCTTGCCGAGGTGATGACGCGCGCACGCCAGCGCAACAAGCGTGCGATCCCGGGCCTTCAATTGGGCGAAGCGACGCTGCACGGTATTCAGGTTCGCCACGATCGGCTCCGCGGCGCTGGCCTCGACCCAAGCGAGCATCTCGTAAGCACGCGACTGCTCGGGCGTCGCTGCGATGGAGCGCAGCAGGCAGCTGCGCAATTCTTCCCCGAGCTCCGCCGGCATGCGGTAATACGGGTCGAAGCGCGCGAACAGCTGCCGCGTGCGATACTCGACGTATTCCTGCGCCACGGCGGGATTCGGAGCGTCGGCGGTGAGGGCCTTCTGCCACCGCTCCTGCATCGCCACGGTGTCGCCTTTCGAGCGCGCGAGCGTGCCGAGGACTTCGTTGGCGCGGACGTCGCCCGCGCTGGCCGCTTCGAGCAGCGCGAACTCCGCGCGCGGGTCCTGCCGCGTGCGCACCAGCACCTCGGCGAGACGCAACCGCATCGTCGCGGGCGGCATGTCCTCCACCGTGAAGGTCTTCGCATCCGGCACCGGCGGCGGCGGCGCGCTGCGCGCTTGGTAGCGACCGGCGGACGCGTAGAAATTCAACTCTTTGGTCAAACGGTCGAGGTCCCATCCGAGGAGCTGCTTGCTCGCTTCCCGCAACAGCGCGGGATTCTCATTCACCTCCGGCGACCGGGCGGCCGCGAGAAAGCGGAGCCGGTTCTCCAACGGAATGTCGACCGCGCCGAAATAGCAGAAATGCACGAGCAACCACGACTGCGCGTAGAAGATGCCCGTATGGCTGTTGCCGCGATAGAGTGCGGAGTCGCGGCCGGTGGCGACGAGTTGCTCGAGCGGCATGAACTTCTCCTGCTGCAACGCGCGCAACCAGCCGAGCGG
It includes:
- a CDS encoding peptidylprolyl isomerase, coding for MSETASTNEVAVIKTSYGEMTIAFWPDVAPKTVENFKKLAREGFYDGTAFHRIIKGFMIQGGCPNTKAGETGMPGTGGPGWKVKAEFNAKAHVRGVISMARSSHPDSAGSQFFICHGDARFLDRQYTAFGQLVKGDEVLEQLANVPVKSNGGEKSTPIDRVAVESVKIVAA